GTTGGAATAATAGGTGTTTTAGCCGCGATAAGTGTAGTTAAATTTATGCAATTGATAGATAAGGCAAGAGAAGCCGCGGCAAAAGCTAATTTAGGGGCATTGCGAGCATCTATCGTTATTTATTTTGCGGATACGAGAGGAATGTGGCCCAGACTATTAAATACTGAAAAGTGGGATAATGGCGGTGAAACTTTTCCTCCTTTTGTGCCTGACTATATTCAAAAGATACCCAGAGCAACACTTCAACGGTCTAATCCACATCTGCATACTGAAGAAATTGAAACACATATTCACTATGTCCCAACTAATCTCTATGATGAAATAGCAGCGGGACAAATTAATGACATAGGTGGATGGATATATAGCTCTAACAGTGGCGATGTGCGGATAAATTGTAATCATCAAGATACCAATGCCTTTAATAACCTTTCATCTACTATCTATTACTCTAATTATGGACATGAAATATAGGTAATCGTTCACCGCAGAGACACAGAGAATGATTTTAGAAAAAACACGGACAGAGCAAATAATTGCCACCTGTGCGATTAGACTAATTCATCGCAGAGACGCAAAGGAAAAATAAATGTAAAATGTAAAATAGAAAATGAAAAATGGGAAATTTTACTACTTCGCAAGACTCATTACCTTTCAGTTATACATTTTCATTGGACATTATCCATTTTACATTTAACCGCACAGGTGGAATAATTGCAAAGGTAATGACTCATTTATCAGGAGAAACCGTCATGCCCCTGCGGGGCCACAAAGGACGATGAAAATAGTGGTAGGAGATAGAAGGTGGGAGATAGAGAGATAAGCGTGAGGAGTGATGTTTTCTTTACTCTCTACTCTCTACTTTCTACTTCCTTTTTTCAGGAGAAACGGTCATGAGTCTGCGACTCACAAAGGATGATGAAAATAGTGGTAGGAGATAAGCGTGAGGAGTGGTGCTTTCTTTACTTTCTACTCTCTACTTCCTATTTTCAGAAGACACCAAAGAGAATTTTTCTCTCGCCAGGACGCAAAGGTCGCAAAGAAATCTTTTCTTAGCGTCCTTTGCGCCTTTGTGAGAAATTTGAAGTTTGTGTCTTCTCATGAATTTAGTTTAATCTGTCTTCAAATTCTTCTCTGTGTCTCCGTGTCTCTGCGGTTAAATACTACCCAATTGAGGTGAAGATTTGAAAAAAATATTACTTATTACTTTATTCCTTTTAATTGGCTCTTCATTAGCCGTTCCTGAAGAAATAACAACACCTAATCTTATTACCATTGATTACCGTGAGGCGGATATAAATGATGTTTTACGCTCATTAGCCTCACAGCAAAAAGTTAATATTGTCACAGATGAACCTATCAAAGGACGAGTAACAATACACCTGACAAAAGTCCCTTTTGAAACAGGATTAATGGCTTTACTTAATGCCCATGGATTAACTTATGAAAAAAAAGGTGATATTTATAAGGTAAAAAAAATTGATTTAAAAAAACCTTATACCTTATCTGTAGAGCGTGGATATTTAACATTAGATGCAAAAAAAGTAGATATTAATGAAATCTTACGAGATATATCTTTACAAAGTGGAGTTAATATTATTACGGATAAATCTGTTGTTGGAGAAATATCAATATATCTAAAAAATGTCCCGGTAGAAACAAGTCTTGAACGAATACTTAGAACGGGTGGCTTTAAATATCGAAAGGTAAAAGATATATATGTCGTTGGAGCAGGTGGCGAAGAAGAAGAGAGAATAAGAACAATTAATGTTAAAAATGGACTATTATCACTGGATATTAAATCTGCTGATATACTTAAGGTATTACGCGAAATATCCATTCAAGGAGGAATAAATATTGTTGCCGACAGGTCAGTTGTCGGTGAGGTATCTTCTCATCTTGAAAATGCACCATTAGAAGTAGGATTGCGGGCTCTTTTAGAAACTAATGGCTTTAGTGTAGAGAAGATTAATGAAATCTTTCAAGTTACCCGAATGGAAGGTAAAAAAACATTTTCTATTATGGTCAACCAGGAAGGATTATTTACCGTAGATTTAAAATCCGCAAACTTAGAAGAGGTAATAAGGGCGATTGCGGTTCAAGGAAAGATTGATATTGTTACCGCAGGCTATGTCAAGGGTAAAGTAGATGCTCATCTCACTGAAGTCCCTTTAGAAAAACTATTAGGACTAATATTAGAAGGAACTAATTTTACATTTAGTAAAAGTAATGGAACTTATATTATAGGAGAGGGGGTCTCTTTAAGTGCGGCGGCTCTTACCTTTGTTAATTCAGAGGTAATTAAGGTCAACTGGATAAATGTAGAAGAGGCTTTAAAATCTTTGCCAGATGCCTTTCCTAAAACTAATATTAAATTACTTAAAGACCAAAATGCCCTGGCGATTATCGGCACTCAACAACTAATTGATAAAGTGAAGGAGTATCTCTCTCAAATAGACAAACCAGCCCCTCAAATTATGATTGAGGCTTTAATTGTTGATTATACAACAACATGGGGTCGAGAATTAGGATTAGCAGAAGCAAAATATCAAAAAGGAAATATTGATATAAAATTATTTCCAGACCAGATTATACCTTTACCATTAACTTATAAAGTTGGGGAATTAAGTAAAGAATTCTCCGCAAGTTTAAGGGCTTTGATAAAAGAGGGAAAGGCAACTATTCGGGCTAATCCTACCCTTGCTACTCTAAATGGACATGAGGCAAATATTGATGTTTTGACAATGTATCGGTATCGAGAACATAGATATAATGAAGCGACTGGAAAATTAGAACCTGTTGGTGTACCAAGGGTAGTCGAAACAGGGATAAAATTAAAAATTAAACCCTGGGTAACTGCCTCTAATGAAATTAATGTCGAAATCTCACCAGAAGTTAGTGATAAAACAGGTGAAACAGAAACAGGAGCCGGTGGCGGTTCCTTGCCTATTACCAGCGAACGAAAGGTTAACACAACAATTAGAGTGAAAGATGGAGAAACAATCGTTATTGGTGGATTAATTCAAGCAAAGAAAAATGAATCAGAATCCAGAGTCCCTATCTTAGGGCGAATCCCAATTATTGGATATCTATTTAAAAAATTAACAAAAGAGGAATCGCAATCACAACTTGTCATTTATATCACCCCGTATATTCTCTCAACTTCTTTAGAAAGTAAAAAATAGAGAATTGTTAATTATGATAAAAAGAAATGATTTTTTTAATTATGAAAATGACCAAAATATTAAAACCATTTCTCATCGCCGAAATAAATATCACAAAACTCAATGTGCCTTTGGTCAATTATTAGTCTGCTGTAATCAATGTGCTATGGGCCCCTGTCAACTCAGCCATAGTCAACTCCCACTTCATTTGAAATTAATCCATAAACAAAAACTAACAGGTATCTGTGGGGATACATTAGATACCATCATTGCTAAAAACCTTCTATCGTCCATCATAAAAGGAACAACCTCAAGTATAATTTACGCTAAACAGATTGCCTTATCTTTGTTAGATACATCTTCCCGGATAAAAAATGAAGGCAAACTACAACAAATAGCCAAAAGACTTGACATACTATTAGACAAAAAAGAAATAGCATTAAAGGCTCTTGCGGATATTGAAAATCCAATGCAGAATTCTCCTGTATCTATGCGGTTTGTCTATAACTATCTTCCAAAACGAGTAAGACTTGACTTTGTTGAAAAGAATATTTTTCCCACTTCAGCCACAAGTGAAATTTTACAGGGTAATCATTTATGTAGTCTGGGTGTTAGTTCAAATGAAGAGGATTTTTTAATACAGGGATTTAAGATTGGATTAACAAACCTTTTGACAATGATTATTGCCTCAGAACTTCAAGATACCCTTCTTTTGCCACATCAATTAGTTGAAACAACAACAGGGATGGAAATTTTAGAACAACCACAGGTAAATATTATCTTAATCGGACATTTTCCATTATCAGGCGACAAAATTGTCCAATTAGCAAACTCTGAAGAAATGATAACGAAGGCTCATCATCAAGGAGCAATGGGAATAAATATTCTGGGTTTAGGTTGTATTGGAAATGAAATTTTAGGTCGAGGTAATATTCATTGGCTCGGTGGGGCAGACCTTCAAGAACTTGCTGTGGGGACAGGTTTAGTGGAAATGGTCATGGCAGATGAGGGATGTGTTTATCCTGCTCTAAAACAAATGGTAAATTCTTTCCATACACAATTTATCAATACTCAAGAAATAAATGATATAAAAGCCGTTGAAATTATCGAGACCGCTATTAGTAATTTTGCAAATCGTAAAAAAACTATCTCCATAGATTCTCAGAAAAAACTGATGTCATTTTCTGCAGGTTTTTCTTTTGAAGGACTGGTTGATATTTTAAGCAAGTTAAATCCAATTGACCCCTTCAAACCTTTACTTGATTGGTTGGTATCTGGTGAAATACAGGGATTTGCTTTATTAATTGGTTGTCCAAAACTTAATGAAACTCATCTCCAAATAGTCAAAGGACTTCTAAAGAAAAATATATTGATATTAGGTACAGGATGTAGTATTTATTCCTGTATTTCTGCAGGACTGATGAGTGCCACTGCTACCGTTGAATATGCAGGTCAAAAACTGGGAAATATCCTATGTAGTTTAGCCCGACTATCTAATATTGAAAAGGCTCTACCACCTATCTGGCATTTTGGAAGTATGATTGATTTTGCTCATATTTTAAATCTTTTATTTGCTATTGCCACAAGACTCGATATGCAATTAAAAGACATCCCAATAGTCGCTATTGTCAATGAATTGGGAATAGAAAAACCAACGGCGATGGGATTTGGACTTCTAAGTTTAGGAATTCCAGTCCACTTTGGATTAAATCAAACCATTCTTAGTAGTCCCCTCATTGGCAATATACTTGCTAAAAAGGTCATAGAATTATTTGAAGGAAGGATTATTTTAGAAACAGACCCATCTCAGGCGGCTAAATTACTTATTGGCAGTATTGATGAAAAACGCATTGGGTTAAATATTTGATACTCGATGTTCAAGTTTTTTAAAGGTATAAAGATTTAACCGCAAAGAGCGCAAAGGAAGGTTTCGCAAAGGACGCAAAGAAAGGAAAACAGGTCTATAAACGAAAACGAACTTTCAAATATTGTTAATTGCTTATAAATTTCAATGTATTAAGACTCAAGGAAGGAATTAAAAGGGTGGTGAACAACCGATAATCTCTGCGTTCTTTGCGGTTAAAAAAGGATAAACCACTTAATCTTAAAAAAACTTGAATATCGAGTATAAGAAATCACCGGGAAAACGAAAAAAAATAGACCGTCCCATCTAAAGTATTTTATTAAAATGCCGATAATTTATTTAGAAGGACGAATAAATCTGCGTTCATTTTCAGGGGAAACGGTCATGAGTCTGCGACTCACAAAGAGCAATGAAAATGGGAGAAGGACAACCCCCTAACCCCCTTTATTAAGGGGGAATATCTGTTCTAAACCAGAGGATACGAGTCTGGAGATACTATACTAATTCACTAATCTCTAATTCACTAATTCGCTATTTTCAGGGGAAACGGTCATGAACCGTTAGTTCACAAATGAAGATGAAAATAGTAGATAGAAGGTGGGAGATGGGGAGATAAGCGTGAGGAGTGATGTTTTCTTTACTTTCTACTCTCTACTCTCTACTTCCTATTTTCAGGAGAAGACAAATCATGGAGATTATTTCAATTATGTTATTTGTTTTAAGCATAGGATTAATCTTTATCTCCTGTTTCTTTTTCAATAATGCTATAGAATGGCTGGGGAAGACATTTGAATTAGCCGAAGGAACTATTGGAAATATCATCTCAATCACAGGGAAATGTCTTCCACAGATAATAATTCCTTTAACTGCCTTTATTTTCCTCCGGGGAACAGAAACTATACCAATAGGTATTGGAGCAATCATTGGTGCACCACTTATTTTATCCACATTAGCCATTGGTATATTTGGATTGACAATTATATTATTGGCTAAAAAAGGCGAGCGAGATAGTGAAATAGACGCTGATGAGCTAATTATATCAAGAGATTTAAAATTTTTCTTAATTACTTACTCCTTCGCCATATTTGCAGGGTTACTTGAAGATAAGTTTCCACAAATATTCATTGGATTTATTTTATTGATAATTTATGGCTATTATCTCTATCGAAGTATTGCTTATGAAGAAAGGGCATTTGAAGAACTCTATACCCCATTATACTTCTCAGGAGGCAGAGGAGAAACAACATCAGCAACTATTATTTCCCAACTTGTCATTTCTTTAATATCTTTAATTGGAGGGAGTTATTTATTTGTTCATACTATGAAAGAAATAACTCTTGGAATTCAATCTCCATTATTAGGGTTAATTTTAGCGATAATCTTTGCTCCTCTTGTAATTGAAATTCCTTCAAAAATTAATATAATTATATGGTTAAAAGATAACAAAGATACATTGGCATTAAGCAATATAATGAGTTCGATGATATTTCAATCTACTATTCTGGTTATGTTAGGAATTTTATTTAGTCCCTGGCAATTACAGGGAATAGCACTTCTGGCAGGCGGTATTCCCATAGTAGTTTCTACACTTATTTTTATAATGATGAGTATTCAAGAAAAAATTAATCCTTATGTATTATTAGGAGCTGGTGGATTTTATTTAATCTTTCTGGCAGGACTTTTCTTTATGAAATAATATCAATTCTATAAAGTTTTTGCCTTTTTGTCAACACGAATGCACACGAATAAGAAGCAAATATTCCCCCTTAATAAAGGGGGTTAGGGGGTTGTTGACCCATAGGCGTTAAAATATAAGGCTTATTAAAGAGGCAAAAATTAACTAAAATTGATATAACTACTATACTTTCTCTTCAGGATACCCATCGTGTATTTCTCCGACTATTTCTTCTAATAAATCCTCCATAGTGACTATTCCAACGATTTTTTTAGATTCATCTTTGACAATAGCCAGTTGGAGATGCTTTTTCTGAAATTCTTTGAGCAGGTCGTTGATTTTTTTAGAAGGCAAGACAAAATAAGCCGGTTTAATTAAATTTTGCCAGTTAGTTTGATTTTTAAGGCTGATTAGAAAGTCTTTAACATGAAGGATGCCAATAATTTCTTCTCCTTTATAAACAGGCATTCTCGAATGGCCTTCTTTAATCATCAAGGATAAGATTTTATCTGTGGAGTCTTCGTCTATTTTTACACAAACCATCTTATTTTGTGGCGTCATTACTTCCTCTACCTTATGGTCACCAAATTCAAAGATAGAATGAATTAGTTTTTGTTCATGTGCCTTTAACACCCCTTCTCTTGCCCCAATGTCAACTATTGTTCTAATTTCTTCCTCAGTCAACTCTTTGTCTTTAATAAAAAATTTATGTTTTTCTATTAACAGAATGATTAAATGAGTTAGCCAGGATAAGATTATTTTCAATGGAGCTAAGAGGATGGAGAAATACCGCAGAGGATATGTAACCCAGGGGGCAATTTGAGAGGATTTTGTAGCGCCAAGTGTAATTGGGACAATTTCACCAAAAAATAAAATTAAAATTGTCATCACAAAAATAGCCAATCCGGTGGCTATTACCTCGTTAATGCCAATTTTTCCACATAAATTAATGGCGATAAATGTCGCTATGGATGAAGCAGTAATATTAACCAGAGTAGTTCCGATTAGAAGGGTTGTCAGAAGTTCTTTGGGATTTTCTAATAACCTTGAAATTCTCTTTTGTGCCCTATCACTTAGTTGTTTTATCTTTAACTTTGATAGAGCAAAAAGAGCCGCCTCTGCCCCGGAAAAAAAAGCGGATAAACATAAGAGTATCCCTATAGAAATCAAGAATAAGATTAAATTATCCAAAAATTATCCCACCCCACAGATTACAAAGATTAAAAGTGTAATTAATCCGCCAACTAAAGCACCAATAACTACTTCTTGCAAGGAATGAATTCCTGTTTTCCATCTACTGTGACAGAGTAAAATCGCAACAATCAGCACCAGTAAAGAAATAAATATATTTCTACTAACAAATGTAACAATTACCCAGATACAAAAACTAACCGCACTATGACCTGAAGGCATTCCACCCCTCAAAAAAGTTCCTTTGCCAACACAGGCTTTAATTGCAACGACCGCGATTAAGACTAAAGATAAACTGACAAAGGATAGATGTATGGGATTATATTCTGTTCTTATTACCACTGGAGAAGGAAGATGTATTCGATTGTATAAGATTAAATAACCAATAGATAAAGCAATTATCGAGGCAATCAATACTGCTCCGGCACCAATATCTTTAGCCGTGCCTGCGACTTTATGATGGGTATCAATAATTAAATCAACGATGGATTCTATTGCGGTATTGAGCATTTCACTAATTAATACTAAACCAATGGCAAAAAAGATTGCCACTAATTCAATTCGAGTTAAATCTAAGAATAAACTTGCCAGTAAAACAAGCACCATTACGGAGACATGCAATTGCATATTGCGTTGTGTCTTTAATCCATGAATAATGCCTGATATGGCAAAATTAAAGCTATCGGATAAACCTTTAAATAGTTTCACTTTTTCTTATCTCTCCCCTATTTTGATAATTGGTAAATGGTAACTGGTAATTAAATATCGGTAACCGTTCAGGTAATCCTTTACCGCAGAGACGCAGAGAAACAGAGAGGAAAAAATATCTTTTTTCGCGTTTTTCGGTGTTTAAAAAAGTTTAAAAACAGTTAGTCAAAAGTAAGTATTAAAAGATTAATAAACAACGAAAGACCCAAAATGCACCAAAAAAAAGGAAATTTCTGTCTCTGGTGAATAGATTTTAATTTTTTCTCTGCGTCTCTGCGGCATCTTGCGGTGAACGGTTACGCCATTTTAACCAGTTACCAATTATCCGTTTGCTGTAACTAATTTAAGTATTTTTTCCATTCTCACAACCATTGGTTCTTCTGGTAAATTCTGCGGGCTATGGTCATAGCCTAAAATATGCAATATCCCATGAATTAAAAGAATAGTCAGTTCTTTTTCAAAACTATGTTTATATTCCTTTGTCTGGCGCAAAACGGCATCCAGAGAGATAATAATTTCACCTAATAAGAGCCTATCCAAAAAGTTGATGTTTCCATTAATTTTCCCATAGCGAAAGGCTAAAACATCTGTTGGTTTATCTATCCGGCGGTATTCTTTATTTAACCTTTGAAGTAATTCATCATCTCCTAAGACAATACTTACCTCGCCATTTGAGATGCCTTCATATTTCAAGGCAGTTTTAACTACCTGTTTAATCCAATTTGCCTTGAACTTCTTGTTTATCTTGTTGAGAATTGACACCTTTAACATCTTGAGTTTGCTCCGTAAATAGTGGAGATGGTTGTTGTTCCTTTTCTGGATATTCTACTCTGGCATGAAACAAGGTGATTAGAACCCTGGTGAATGCCTGGCTAATCTTATTTAAGTCTTTTAAAGTCAAGTCACATTCATCCAATTCGCCACTAATAAATCTATCATCAATGATTTTTTTAACCAATTTTTCAATTCGGGATGTTGTTGGTTTTATCAAAGTTCTGGAAGCGGCTTCGCAGGAATCAGCCAACATCACAATTGCCGCTTCTTTACTTTGAGGTTTTGGACCTAAATATGAGAATTCTGTCTCCTTAAATTCTTGTTCTTCGGTTGCCTCTTTTTCTCTTGCCTGATGATAAAAGTAAGCCATAACCGATGAACCATGATGTTGTTGAATAATTTCGATAATTTCGTGTGGCAGGCGATTTCGTTTAGCCACTTCAACACCGTCTTTGATATGGGAACGCAGGACTGAGGCAGAGAGTGTCGAACGCAGGACTTCATGGCGATTTCGTTCGAATTCTGTCTGGTTTTCTATAAAATACTCAGGTCTAATCATTTTACCAATATCGTGGTAGTAAGATGCGACTCGGGTTAATAAATAGTTAGCGCCAATAGCATTTGCTCCAGATTCAGCTATATTTCCGACTAAAAGGCTGTGGTGATAAGTTCCCGGGGCTTTCAATAGTAAATTTTTTAGAAGTGGGGCATTTAAGTCTGAGAGTTCAAATAAGGTAAAATTAGTGGCAATATTAAAAATACGCTCTAAATATAATAGTGACCCCATAGCAATAATAGTGGCGATAATTCCATTAGCTAAACTACCCAAAAGAAGATTTTGCTGGAGTAGTCCAAATGACTCCTGCCGAAACAGGCTATAACTAACAATGATTACACCCTGAGCAATTGCGGCGGCCACGCCAGCTCGAATAAGGTCACCCCTTAACTTTAATTGTGATGTTGTATAGACAGCGGCTAAACTACCAGCAACAAAAAGCAAGACAAATTCCATCCGCTCACCGACTAAAAGACCTACGCAGATATTTAAAATGACGGTGACAAATATCGCTATTTCCTGATTAAGTAAAACAGCTAAAAGAATGGCAAAGGCACTCATTGGCATAAGGTGAAAAGGTAGATTAGTTGTTGAAATAACCTTAGCCAGGGCTATTGCCGTGATAATTATTAATCCAATCAGGCTTAAGTTTTTATTACGGATTAAAAGTTGGGATTGATATTTATAAAGGTAGATAAACGATAAGATTATCAATATGTATATCAATAAGATAAATCCTAAA
Above is a window of bacterium DNA encoding:
- a CDS encoding HDIG domain-containing metalloprotein gives rise to the protein MRRKGHKIFEQERVSKYIPLLKSVFLGKKTGRTLLIILILGILSLLITPNLIITPYPKETEISPNLIKAPYDFLYENTFMTKVARESAVAKVNPVYNLDLKVIPSVLQKIKSLFEETRKIKEGKKFELEKACLKFREKFPNINLSDKNLKAILNYPELSEIEEDITLLLKTWLTYGITNIPKDKLSKDTIIGIRLRILATDGTSEKLVETTENFFFLNDLPESSPLYPKRISSSKVQDGVFELAKNYLVLNLKFNEKETKKASKEAIKGVKPIRCKVSKGEKIVGEGEKVDRDAAMKLAELSKHRSAAITTRNLGFILLIYILIILSFIYLYKYQSQLLIRNKNLSLIGLIIITAIALAKVISTTNLPFHLMPMSAFAILLAVLLNQEIAIFVTVILNICVGLLVGERMEFVLLFVAGSLAAVYTTSQLKLRGDLIRAGVAAAIAQGVIIVSYSLFRQESFGLLQQNLLLGSLANGIIATIIAMGSLLYLERIFNIATNFTLFELSDLNAPLLKNLLLKAPGTYHHSLLVGNIAESGANAIGANYLLTRVASYYHDIGKMIRPEYFIENQTEFERNRHEVLRSTLSASVLRSHIKDGVEVAKRNRLPHEIIEIIQQHHGSSVMAYFYHQAREKEATEEQEFKETEFSYLGPKPQSKEAAIVMLADSCEAASRTLIKPTTSRIEKLVKKIIDDRFISGELDECDLTLKDLNKISQAFTRVLITLFHARVEYPEKEQQPSPLFTEQTQDVKGVNSQQDKQEVQGKLD
- the ybeY gene encoding rRNA maturation RNase YbeY, which encodes MLKVSILNKINKKFKANWIKQVVKTALKYEGISNGEVSIVLGDDELLQRLNKEYRRIDKPTDVLAFRYGKINGNINFLDRLLLGEIIISLDAVLRQTKEYKHSFEKELTILLIHGILHILGYDHSPQNLPEEPMVVRMEKILKLVTANG
- a CDS encoding hemolysin family protein, which translates into the protein MDNLILFLISIGILLCLSAFFSGAEAALFALSKLKIKQLSDRAQKRISRLLENPKELLTTLLIGTTLVNITASSIATFIAINLCGKIGINEVIATGLAIFVMTILILFFGEIVPITLGATKSSQIAPWVTYPLRYFSILLAPLKIILSWLTHLIILLIEKHKFFIKDKELTEEEIRTIVDIGAREGVLKAHEQKLIHSIFEFGDHKVEEVMTPQNKMVCVKIDEDSTDKILSLMIKEGHSRMPVYKGEEIIGILHVKDFLISLKNQTNWQNLIKPAYFVLPSKKINDLLKEFQKKHLQLAIVKDESKKIVGIVTMEDLLEEIVGEIHDGYPEEKV
- a CDS encoding diacylglycerol kinase: MKLFKGLSDSFNFAISGIIHGLKTQRNMQLHVSVMVLVLLASLFLDLTRIELVAIFFAIGLVLISEMLNTAIESIVDLIIDTHHKVAGTAKDIGAGAVLIASIIALSIGYLILYNRIHLPSPVVIRTEYNPIHLSFVSLSLVLIAVVAIKACVGKGTFLRGGMPSGHSAVSFCIWVIVTFVSRNIFISLLVLIVAILLCHSRWKTGIHSLQEVVIGALVGGLITLLIFVICGVG
- a CDS encoding prepilin-type N-terminal cleavage/methylation domain-containing protein, giving the protein MKKNNKGGFTLLELMIVVGIIGVLAAISVVKFMQLIDKAREAAAKANLGALRASIVIYFADTRGMWPRLLNTEKWDNGGETFPPFVPDYIQKIPRATLQRSNPHLHTEEIETHIHYVPTNLYDEIAAGQINDIGGWIYSSNSGDVRINCNHQDTNAFNNLSSTIYYSNYGHEI
- a CDS encoding secretin N-terminal domain-containing protein; translated protein: MKKILLITLFLLIGSSLAVPEEITTPNLITIDYREADINDVLRSLASQQKVNIVTDEPIKGRVTIHLTKVPFETGLMALLNAHGLTYEKKGDIYKVKKIDLKKPYTLSVERGYLTLDAKKVDINEILRDISLQSGVNIITDKSVVGEISIYLKNVPVETSLERILRTGGFKYRKVKDIYVVGAGGEEEERIRTINVKNGLLSLDIKSADILKVLREISIQGGINIVADRSVVGEVSSHLENAPLEVGLRALLETNGFSVEKINEIFQVTRMEGKKTFSIMVNQEGLFTVDLKSANLEEVIRAIAVQGKIDIVTAGYVKGKVDAHLTEVPLEKLLGLILEGTNFTFSKSNGTYIIGEGVSLSAAALTFVNSEVIKVNWINVEEALKSLPDAFPKTNIKLLKDQNALAIIGTQQLIDKVKEYLSQIDKPAPQIMIEALIVDYTTTWGRELGLAEAKYQKGNIDIKLFPDQIIPLPLTYKVGELSKEFSASLRALIKEGKATIRANPTLATLNGHEANIDVLTMYRYREHRYNEATGKLEPVGVPRVVETGIKLKIKPWVTASNEINVEISPEVSDKTGETETGAGGGSLPITSERKVNTTIRVKDGETIVIGGLIQAKKNESESRVPILGRIPIIGYLFKKLTKEESQSQLVIYITPYILSTSLESKK